Genomic window (Streptomyces yatensis):
GCGGCACCACGTCCAGCTCATAGGCGGCCCGCTGCTGCCGGGCGCGCCACTCCTGCCAGACGGCGGCGGCGCAGACCACGAGGCCGATCACCATCGTGGGGTTGTGGTACTGCGTGTACGGGCCCATCTCCGGGATGAAGCCGGTGCTCATCTTCTCGAAGCCGTCGGGGAACGGCGACAGCGACTGACCCTCCAGCAGGATCTGGGTGCCGCCGCGGAAGACCAGCATTCCGGCCAGGGTGACGATGAAGGACGGGATGCCTATATAGGCGATCCAGAAGCCCTGCCAGGCCCCGGCCGCCGCGCCGATCAGCAGACACAGGACGACCGCGAGGCCCCACGGCATATCGTGCTTGATCATCATCACGCCGGCGGCCGAGCCGATGAAGGCGACCAGTGAGCCGACCGACAGATCGATATGCCCCGCGATGATCACGATCATCATGCCGATCGCGAGGATGAGGATGTAGCCGTTCTGCTGCACCAGGTTGGTGACGTTCAGCGGGCGCAGCAGGATGTCGTCCGACCAGATCTGGAAGATGACGATGATCAGGCCGAGCGCGACCAGCATCCCGTACTGGCGCATATTGGTCCGCACGCTCTCCAGGAGCAGCGTCCCGACGCTGGAGGAGCCCTTGGCCGGCGGTGGGGCCGGGCTCTCGGTCTTCTGGGTGGCCGTGCTCATCCTTCGTCTCCTCTGTCCTTCGTCATATGGCGCATCAGAACTTCCTGGGTCGCCTCGTCCCGAGGCACCTCCCCGGTCAGCCGCCCGGCCGCCATCGTGTAGATCCGGTCGCACATCCCCAGCAGCTCGCCCAGCTCGGAGGAGATGAAGATGACGGCCTTGCCCTGGGCCGCAAGGTCGTTGATGACCGTGTAGATCTCGTACTTGGCCCCGACGTCGATGCCACGGGTGGGCTCGTCGAGGATGAGCACCTCGGGACCGGCGAAGATCCACTTGCTGAGGACGACCTTCTGCTGGTTGCCGCCGCTGAGCCGGCCGACCCGCTCGAAGACCGTGGGGGCCTTGATGTTCATGGTCGTGCGGAACCGCTCGGCCACCCGCGACTCCTCGTGCTCGTTGACCACGCCGCGGCGCGCCACCTTCGTCAGCGAGGAGAGCGAGACATTGCGGCTGATGGTGTCGTCGAGGTTGAGCCCGTAGGTCTTGCGGTCCTCGGTGACGTACGCGATGCCGTGGTCGATCGCCTCCGGCACGGTGCGGGTGCGGACCTCCTGGCCGTCCCGGAACACCCGGCCGCCCGCATAGCGCCCGTACGCCCGGCCGAAGACGCTCATGGCGAGCTCGGTGCGGCCGGCGCCCATCAGCCCGGCGATGCCGACGATCTCGCCGCGCCGCACATTCAGCGACACCGCGTCCACGACCTTGCGCTGCTGGTCGATGGGGTGGTGGACGGTCCAGTCCTCGATGGCCAGCGCCACCTCGGAGGCGTCCTCGCCCTCGTACGGGGTGCGGTCGGGGAAGCGGTGGTCCAGATCGCGGCCGACCATGCCGCGGATGATGCGGTCCTCGGAGACCTCGGGGTCGGCCTCCGGGGTCTCCCGGACGGTCAGGGTTTCGATGGTCTGGCCGTCGCGCAGGATGGTGACGGAGTCGGCGACCCGGCGGATCTCATTCAGCTTGTGGGAGATCAGGATGCAGGAGATACCCTGCGCCTTGAATTCCAGCAGCAGATCGAGGAGTTTTCCGCTGTCCTCGTCGTTGAGCGCCGCGGTCGGCTCGTCCAGGATGAGGAGCTTGACCTCCTTGGAGAGCGCCTTGGCGATTTCCACCAGCTGCTGTTTGCCCACGCCGATATCGGTGACGCGGGTCTGCGGCGAATCCGTCAGACCGACCCGCTTGAGCAGCGCGGTGGCGTGCCGAAGGGTTTCGTTCCAGCTGATGAGGCCGCGCCGGGAGTGCTCATTGCCGAGGAAGATGTTCTCGGCGATGGACAGATAGGGGATCAGGGCCAGTTCCTGATGGATGATGACGATGCCGCGCTGCTCGCTCGCGCGGATGTCCTTGAAGGCGCATGCCTCGCCCTCGAAGACGATCTCGCCGTCGTAGCTGCCGTGCGGATGCACGCCGCTGACCACCTTCATCAGGGTGGACTTTCCCGCGCCGTTCTCCCCGCACAGGGCGTGGATCTCGCCCTTGCGGATATGGAGATTGACATCGGAGAGCGCTTTGACACCGGGGAAGGTCTTGGTGATGGAGCGCAATTCGAGAATGGTGCTCATAGCCCGGAACCGCCCTACTTCAGCTGCGACGCGGTGTAGTAACCCTGGTCGACCAGTACCTGTGTGTTGGACTTGTCGACGCTGACCGGGTTGAGCAGGAAGGTCGGCACGACCTTTTCGCCGTTGTCGTACGACGTGGTGTCGTTGACCGGGGGCTTGCCGCCGGTCAGCTCCGCCTTGGCCATGTCGACCGTGGCCTTCGCCAGCTTGCGGGTGTCCTTGTAGATGGTCTGCGTCTGCTGGCCCCGGATGATGGACTTCACGGAGGCGAGCTCGGCGTCCTGCCCGGTCACCACCGGATACGGCTTGGCCTTGGTGCCGTAGCCGACGCCCTTGAGCGCCGAGAGGATGCCGATGGACATGCCGTCGTACGGCGAGAGCACGGCGTCGACATCGCGGCTGCTGTACGCCTTGTTGAGCAGGTCCTCCATGCGGTCCTGGGCGGCGCTTCCGCTCCACTTCTCGGTGTAGAGCTGGTTGAGACTGGTCTGCTTGGAGCGGACGACCAGCTCACCCTTGTCCATGTACGGCTTGAGGACCTTCATCGCGCCGTTGAAGAAGTACTTGGTGTTGTTGTCGTCCGAGGACCCGGCGAACAGCTCCATGGAGAACGGGCCCTTGCGGCCCTTGGACAGCCCCAGCTTGTCGGCGATGTACTGGCCCTGGAGCCGGCCGACCTTCTCGTTGTCGAAGGTCGCGTAGTAGTCGACGTTCTTGGTGCCCAGGAGCAGCCGGTCGTAGGAGATCACCGGGATGTTGGCCTCATGGGCCTGCTTCAGGACGTCGGAGAGCGC
Coding sequences:
- the mmsB gene encoding multiple monosaccharide ABC transporter permease; amino-acid sequence: MSTATQKTESPAPPPAKGSSSVGTLLLESVRTNMRQYGMLVALGLIIVIFQIWSDDILLRPLNVTNLVQQNGYILILAIGMMIVIIAGHIDLSVGSLVAFIGSAAGVMMIKHDMPWGLAVVLCLLIGAAAGAWQGFWIAYIGIPSFIVTLAGMLVFRGGTQILLEGQSLSPFPDGFEKMSTGFIPEMGPYTQYHNPTMVIGLVVCAAAVWQEWRARQQRAAYELDVVPLGLFFVKCAAIVAAVMAFTMTLSSWHGAPYGLLILACLFVIFSFVMRNTVVGRHVYALGGNQPAAKLSGVRDKRVTFLVFVNMGVLSALAGLVFAARLGSATPSAGLNFELEAIAAAFIGGASASGGVGTVLGAIIGGLVLGVLNNGMSLVGIGTDYQQVIKGLVLLAAVGFDVWNKRKVGS
- the mmsA gene encoding multiple monosaccharide ABC transporter ATP-binding protein; the protein is MSTILELRSITKTFPGVKALSDVNLHIRKGEIHALCGENGAGKSTLMKVVSGVHPHGSYDGEIVFEGEACAFKDIRASEQRGIVIIHQELALIPYLSIAENIFLGNEHSRRGLISWNETLRHATALLKRVGLTDSPQTRVTDIGVGKQQLVEIAKALSKEVKLLILDEPTAALNDEDSGKLLDLLLEFKAQGISCILISHKLNEIRRVADSVTILRDGQTIETLTVRETPEADPEVSEDRIIRGMVGRDLDHRFPDRTPYEGEDASEVALAIEDWTVHHPIDQQRKVVDAVSLNVRRGEIVGIAGLMGAGRTELAMSVFGRAYGRYAGGRVFRDGQEVRTRTVPEAIDHGIAYVTEDRKTYGLNLDDTISRNVSLSSLTKVARRGVVNEHEESRVAERFRTTMNIKAPTVFERVGRLSGGNQQKVVLSKWIFAGPEVLILDEPTRGIDVGAKYEIYTVINDLAAQGKAVIFISSELGELLGMCDRIYTMAAGRLTGEVPRDEATQEVLMRHMTKDRGDEG
- the chvE gene encoding multiple monosaccharide ABC transporter substrate-binding protein; the protein is MRTVRGARAAAIGAGLLALSLTATACGQEAVGGSRYKSKERGGTIGIAMPTKSSERWIADGRNMAKQFQAAGYKTDLQYGEDDVRTQVAQLENMITKGHRLLVVAPINGGALSDVLKQAHEANIPVISYDRLLLGTKNVDYYATFDNEKVGRLQGQYIADKLGLSKGRKGPFSMELFAGSSDDNNTKYFFNGAMKVLKPYMDKGELVVRSKQTSLNQLYTEKWSGSAAQDRMEDLLNKAYSSRDVDAVLSPYDGMSIGILSALKGVGYGTKAKPYPVVTGQDAELASVKSIIRGQQTQTIYKDTRKLAKATVDMAKAELTGGKPPVNDTTSYDNGEKVVPTFLLNPVSVDKSNTQVLVDQGYYTASQLK